The nucleotide sequence TATATGAATCTGCAGAATGAAAAGGAATGCCCGCCATGGGCACCCTTTCTTCTGTTCCACAATCTTTCCCAGTCAATACAATATCCAGCTCTTTTGATGCTACCTCAGCATCTTGAAAAAACATCTCGTAAAAATCCCCTACTCTAAAAAATAATATAGAATCCTTATACTGCTTTTTTATATCAAGATATTGTTCTATTAATGGTGTCATATTATCTCACCCTCTAATGTAAATCCTCGCGAAGCTGTTATTTTCACATTCACAAGTCTTCCGATTATGGATTCATCTCCTACAAAATGTACTAATTTATTAGTTCTGGTTCTACCTGTCATCTTATTAGGATCTTTTTTACTCACTTCCTCTACTAATACATCATATACGTTACCTACAAGCTCTGCGTTTTTTTCTGCTGTGATCTTATTTTGTAGTTCTACAAGTCTATTAAATCTTTCATGTTTCACTGCATCTGGAACCTGGTTAGGCATCTCTGCTGCGGGTGTTCCTGTTCTTTTGGAATAAATGAATGTAAAAGCAGAATCAAATCTTACAGTTCGAACCAAATCCAAAGTATCTTCAAAGTCTTCGTCAGTTTCTCCAGGAAATCCTACAATTATGTCTGTACTCAAAGCTATATTGGGAATATTTTCTCTTAGCTTATATATTAAATCTAGGTATTTTTCTTTCGTATACCTTCTATTCATCGCCTTTAAGATACGATTGCTCCCTGCTTGAAAAGGTAAATGCAGGTGTTCACAGACCTTTTCGCAGTCTCTCATGGCATATATTAAATCATCTGTCAGGTCTTTAGGATGTGATGTAGTAAACCTTATTCGCTCAATACCTTCTATTTCATTGATCATCCTCAATAAATCTGCAAAAGTCACCTTTTCTTCAAGACCTCTTCCATAAGAATTGACATTCTGCCCTAAAAGATTTACTTCTTTAAATCCTTGTCTTGCTAATTCCCTTACCTCATTGATTATATCCTCAGGTTTCCTGCTTCGTTCCCGTCCTCTAACATAAGGTACTATACAGTAAGTGCAAAAATTATCACACCCATAAGTTACATTTACAAAGGCCTTCACTTTATCAGTTCGTTTTATAGGCAGATTTTCTACTACCTGTCCATTTCCTTCCCATACATCTATTATAGTGTTGCTAGACTGTATAGCTTGCTGCAAAATCTTTGGAAATTCGTGAATATTATGAGTTCCAAAAACCAAATCAATGTAAGGTAATTTCTTCATTATGGTTTCAATAGCGCCTTTTTCTTGTACGACGCATCCACTCATTCCTATTACTACATCAGGTTTTTCTCGCTTTAGCTCTTTTAATTGAGATATCCTGCTAAGAGCCCTTACTTCAGCGTGTTCTCTAACGGCACATGTATTAAAAAGTATGACATCAGCGTCATTTATATCTTTTGTTTCTTCATATCCCATATCTTCGAGCATACCGCTGAGTACCTCAGAATCATGTTGATTCATCTGGCAACCAAATGTAAAAATCAGATAT is from Caldanaerobius fijiensis DSM 17918 and encodes:
- the miaB gene encoding tRNA (N6-isopentenyl adenosine(37)-C2)-methylthiotransferase MiaB; amino-acid sequence: MKNNMDLKSVKEAVEDIKKLNEEYYKKTGVRKKYLIFTFGCQMNQHDSEVLSGMLEDMGYEETKDINDADVILFNTCAVREHAEVRALSRISQLKELKREKPDVVIGMSGCVVQEKGAIETIMKKLPYIDLVFGTHNIHEFPKILQQAIQSSNTIIDVWEGNGQVVENLPIKRTDKVKAFVNVTYGCDNFCTYCIVPYVRGRERSRKPEDIINEVRELARQGFKEVNLLGQNVNSYGRGLEEKVTFADLLRMINEIEGIERIRFTTSHPKDLTDDLIYAMRDCEKVCEHLHLPFQAGSNRILKAMNRRYTKEKYLDLIYKLRENIPNIALSTDIIVGFPGETDEDFEDTLDLVRTVRFDSAFTFIYSKRTGTPAAEMPNQVPDAVKHERFNRLVELQNKITAEKNAELVGNVYDVLVEEVSKKDPNKMTGRTRTNKLVHFVGDESIIGRLVNVKITASRGFTLEGEII